The proteins below are encoded in one region of Clostridium fermenticellae:
- a CDS encoding pyridoxal-phosphate-dependent aminotransferase family protein has protein sequence MHKKLFIPGPVEVTQDVLYKMATPMIGHRSKEASDLQRRISDKMRKIFYTKEEILLSTTSGSGLMEGAVRTCTAKRAAIFSIGAFGKRWYEMAANNNVPADLFEVEWGKAVDLKEVDKVLKTGKYDVICMTHNETSTGVMNPVEEIAFIIKKYPEVVWCLDTVSSMGGTRIEVDKLGVDVCLTSSQKALALPPGMAVCSFSEKAIERAKKVKFRGYYLDLLSLYNYIQKKDYQYPSTPSLSHMFAMDYQLDKILKEGLENRYRRHKEMAEYVRGWAREYFELYADERYLSNTLTNIRNTRNINVANLNKELGKRGFQISNGYGKLKEKAFRIAHMAECTLDDVKELIYNINDILRL, from the coding sequence ATGCATAAAAAATTATTTATTCCAGGGCCGGTAGAGGTGACTCAAGATGTTCTCTATAAAATGGCAACACCTATGATAGGACATAGGAGTAAGGAAGCTTCTGATCTTCAAAGAAGAATAAGTGATAAGATGAGAAAAATATTTTACACAAAAGAAGAGATACTTCTATCAACTACATCAGGCAGTGGACTTATGGAAGGTGCTGTAAGGACTTGTACTGCTAAAAGAGCAGCGATATTTTCAATAGGAGCTTTTGGAAAGAGATGGTACGAGATGGCTGCAAATAATAATGTCCCGGCAGATTTATTCGAAGTTGAATGGGGTAAGGCAGTTGATTTAAAAGAAGTAGATAAGGTTTTAAAAACTGGTAAATATGATGTTATCTGTATGACACATAATGAGACATCTACAGGAGTTATGAATCCAGTTGAAGAAATCGCATTTATTATAAAAAAGTATCCTGAAGTTGTCTGGTGTCTTGATACCGTAAGTTCAATGGGGGGAACAAGAATAGAAGTAGACAAACTAGGAGTTGATGTATGCCTTACTTCGAGTCAGAAGGCATTGGCACTTCCACCGGGAATGGCAGTCTGTTCATTTTCAGAAAAAGCTATTGAAAGAGCTAAAAAAGTTAAATTTAGAGGGTATTATTTAGACTTGTTATCTCTTTATAACTATATACAGAAAAAAGACTATCAGTATCCATCCACACCATCGCTTTCTCATATGTTTGCAATGGATTATCAACTTGATAAAATATTAAAAGAAGGACTGGAAAACAGATATAGAAGGCATAAAGAAATGGCTGAATATGTTAGAGGATGGGCAAGGGAGTACTTTGAACTCTATGCTGATGAAAGGTATTTGTCCAATACTCTTACCAATATTAGAAATACAAGAAATATAAATGTAGCAAACTTAAATAAAGAATTAGGGAAAAGAGGTTTTCAAATATCTAATGGTTATGGAAAGCTTAAAGAGAAGGCGTTTAGAATAGCACACATGGCCGAATGTACTTT